Proteins found in one Subtercola endophyticus genomic segment:
- a CDS encoding HpcH/HpaI aldolase/citrate lyase family protein — translation MTDQPDSVDVPTFDIGGQPVSAEIARSWLLVAATRPESFDAASASRADQIILDIEDAVDPKLKPKAREDVVAWLQNGGEAWVRINDHSTAFWSGDVDALKGLPGLRGVMLAKTEYGAHVTETFDRLGGSTPVIALIESALGIEEARTIAEARGAFRLAFGSGDYRRDTGTGADDLAMAYPRSRLVVASRIGGLPGPIDGPTVGSSHPVLREQSALAVTLGLTGKLCLDVEQLPVINEVISPTRSDATWARDFLDDFESRGRVIRDGSDLPRLGRAQKIDRLAQAFGIRPL, via the coding sequence ATGACCGACCAGCCCGACTCCGTTGATGTGCCCACGTTCGACATCGGCGGTCAGCCGGTCTCTGCCGAGATCGCTCGCTCGTGGCTGCTGGTTGCGGCGACGCGGCCGGAGTCGTTCGACGCCGCCTCCGCCTCGCGCGCAGACCAGATCATTCTCGACATCGAAGACGCGGTCGACCCCAAGCTGAAGCCGAAGGCCCGAGAAGACGTGGTGGCGTGGCTGCAGAACGGCGGCGAGGCCTGGGTGCGCATCAATGATCACTCGACCGCATTCTGGTCGGGCGACGTCGACGCGCTCAAAGGCCTGCCGGGCCTGCGCGGCGTCATGCTCGCCAAGACCGAATACGGTGCACACGTCACCGAGACGTTCGATCGACTCGGGGGCTCCACCCCGGTCATCGCGCTCATCGAGTCCGCCCTCGGCATCGAGGAGGCCCGCACCATCGCCGAGGCGCGCGGGGCCTTCCGGCTCGCCTTCGGTAGCGGCGACTACCGCCGCGACACCGGCACCGGAGCCGACGATCTGGCCATGGCGTACCCGCGCTCGCGACTCGTCGTCGCCAGCCGAATCGGCGGACTGCCGGGCCCCATCGACGGGCCCACCGTCGGCAGCAGCCACCCCGTTCTGCGCGAGCAGTCGGCGCTTGCTGTGACCCTCGGTCTCACTGGGAAGCTCTGCCTCGACGTGGAGCAGCTGCCGGTGATCAACGAGGTCATCAGCCCGACGCGCTCCGACGCCACGTGGGCACGCGACTTCCTCGACGATTTCGAGAGCCGCGGCCGGGTCATCCGCGACGGCAGCGACCTGCCGCGCCTCGGCCGCGCACAGAAGATCGATCGCTTGGCTCAGGCCTTCGGCATCCGCCCCCTTTAG
- a CDS encoding glutaredoxin family protein, whose product MRVQLYSSSFCGACTSTRAVLDQAAALVSGVSISEVNVAVHPDAAERADITATPTVIIENDAGEQVFRAEGVPTINQVLTGLALAL is encoded by the coding sequence ATGCGTGTTCAGCTGTATTCGTCGTCGTTCTGCGGGGCGTGCACCTCGACGCGCGCGGTTCTCGACCAGGCCGCGGCGCTGGTGAGCGGGGTCTCGATCAGCGAAGTGAATGTGGCGGTGCATCCGGATGCCGCCGAGCGGGCCGACATCACCGCCACGCCCACGGTCATCATCGAGAACGACGCCGGCGAACAGGTGTTCCGGGCGGAAGGTGTGCCCACCATCAACCAGGTGCTGACGGGGCTTGCCCTCGCCCTCTGA
- a CDS encoding dihydrofolate reductase, which yields MTLGMIWAEARAGIIGDGGTIPWRLPEDLAHFRELTIGGAVLMGRKTWDSLPERFRPLPGRRNLVLTRDPSWEASGAETVHSISQAQRLVGDDALWVIGGGELYRQALSLASRLEVTEVDLGVRGDTRAPAIDATWEPQGATPWLESGTGIRYRFVSYAR from the coding sequence ATGACGCTCGGGATGATCTGGGCCGAGGCCCGCGCAGGCATCATCGGCGACGGCGGTACCATTCCGTGGCGGCTGCCTGAAGACCTGGCGCACTTTCGCGAGCTCACGATCGGCGGCGCGGTGCTGATGGGCCGCAAGACCTGGGATTCGCTGCCCGAACGATTCCGTCCGCTGCCGGGGCGCCGCAATCTGGTGCTCACCCGCGACCCGAGCTGGGAGGCGAGCGGGGCCGAGACGGTGCACTCGATCTCGCAGGCGCAGCGTTTGGTCGGCGACGACGCGTTGTGGGTGATCGGCGGCGGCGAGCTCTACCGGCAGGCTCTTTCGCTCGCAAGCAGACTCGAAGTCACCGAAGTGGATCTCGGCGTTCGCGGCGATACTCGAGCGCCCGCGATCGACGCGACGTGGGAGCCGCAGGGTGCGACGCCCTGGCTCGAGTCGGGCACGGGCATCCGGTACCGCTTCGTGAGTTACGCGCGCTGA
- a CDS encoding thymidylate synthase produces MITTVATPYEDLLRHTLETGAAKSDRTGTGTTSVFGAQLRFDLREGFPLITTKRVHFKSIAYELLWFLRGESNVGWLRENGVTIWDEWADADGELGPVYGVQWRSWPTPSGEHIDQISQVLHTLKSDPDSRRMIVSAWNVADIPSMALAPCHAFFQFYVADGKLSCQLYQRSADLFLGVPFNIASYALLTHMVAAQAGLEVGDFIWTGGDCHIYDNHREQVTEQLSREPYPLPTLKLLRTPPSIFEYEYSDFEIENYQHHPAIKAPVAV; encoded by the coding sequence ATGATTACTACAGTCGCGACTCCGTACGAAGACCTGCTGCGGCACACCCTCGAAACGGGCGCGGCGAAATCCGACAGAACGGGCACCGGAACCACGAGCGTCTTCGGCGCCCAACTGCGCTTCGACCTGCGCGAGGGCTTTCCGCTCATCACCACGAAGCGCGTGCACTTCAAGTCGATCGCCTACGAGCTGCTGTGGTTTCTGCGCGGCGAGAGCAACGTCGGCTGGCTGCGCGAGAACGGCGTCACCATCTGGGACGAGTGGGCCGACGCCGACGGCGAACTCGGCCCGGTCTACGGGGTGCAGTGGCGTTCGTGGCCGACCCCGTCGGGAGAGCACATCGACCAGATCAGCCAGGTGCTGCACACGCTGAAGAGCGATCCCGATTCCCGCCGCATGATCGTGTCGGCCTGGAACGTCGCCGACATCCCCTCGATGGCCCTCGCCCCCTGCCACGCGTTCTTTCAGTTCTACGTGGCCGACGGCAAGCTCTCGTGCCAGCTCTACCAGCGCAGCGCCGACCTCTTTCTGGGCGTGCCGTTCAACATCGCGAGCTACGCCCTGCTCACCCACATGGTGGCCGCGCAGGCCGGCCTCGAGGTGGGCGACTTCATCTGGACCGGCGGCGACTGCCACATCTACGACAATCACCGCGAGCAGGTGACCGAGCAGCTCAGCCGCGAGCCGTATCCGCTGCCGACACTCAAGCTGCTGCGCACCCCGCCGAGCATCTTCGAGTACGAGTACAGCGATTTCGAGATCGAGAACTACCAGCACCACCCGGCCATCAAGGCGCCGGTCGCGGTGTGA
- a CDS encoding EthD family reductase → MPTKITVIYDNPTDPDAFEAGYSAGQVELAKKLPGVVKFESSKVWPKEDGTPTPAYRMFDLYFDDYDTASAAVATAEAAELFPSIFGLATGGVRILFSDIEEGA, encoded by the coding sequence ATGCCCACGAAAATCACTGTTATCTACGACAACCCCACCGACCCCGACGCGTTCGAGGCCGGCTACTCGGCCGGGCAGGTCGAACTGGCCAAGAAGCTGCCAGGGGTGGTCAAGTTCGAGAGCTCGAAAGTCTGGCCGAAAGAAGACGGCACGCCCACGCCGGCGTACCGGATGTTCGACCTCTACTTCGACGACTACGACACCGCGTCGGCAGCTGTCGCCACCGCCGAGGCGGCCGAGCTGTTCCCGTCGATCTTCGGTCTCGCGACCGGTGGAGTGCGCATTCTGTTCTCCGACATCGAAGAGGGGGCGTGA
- a CDS encoding glutathione peroxidase, with product MADINEIPIVTIDGGETSLSAYGDKVKLIVNVASRCGLAPQYEKLEDLQKTYGDRGFTVLGFPSNQFLQELGSEEKIAEYCSTTWGVTFPMFERIKVNGRGEHPLYTELKKAADDEGKAGRVKWNFEKFVVTPDGAVHRFRPRTEPDDPAIVSLIEQSLPAV from the coding sequence GTGGCCGACATCAACGAGATTCCGATCGTCACCATCGACGGCGGCGAGACGTCGCTCTCGGCCTACGGCGACAAGGTGAAGCTCATCGTCAACGTCGCTTCGCGCTGCGGGCTCGCACCGCAGTACGAGAAGCTCGAAGACCTGCAGAAGACGTACGGCGACCGCGGATTCACCGTGCTCGGTTTTCCGAGCAACCAGTTCTTGCAAGAGCTCGGCAGCGAAGAGAAGATCGCCGAATACTGCTCCACCACATGGGGCGTCACGTTCCCCATGTTCGAGCGCATCAAGGTCAATGGTCGGGGCGAGCATCCGCTCTACACCGAGCTCAAGAAGGCGGCCGACGATGAAGGAAAGGCCGGCCGCGTGAAGTGGAACTTCGAGAAGTTCGTGGTCACCCCCGATGGCGCCGTGCACCGCTTCCGCCCGCGCACCGAGCCGGATGACCCCGCCATCGTGTCTCTGATCGAGCAGTCATTGCCCGCTGTCTGA
- a CDS encoding TetR/AcrR family transcriptional regulator, with product MNTQVATPGQVASGHVASGSLGAAKAATVPSSATLSAAPAKRTGGRSALVLAAVRRAVEELVRERGAERVTVPMIAERAGVNPTSIYRRWGDLPTLLNEIATYHLDPARPLPETGTLRDDLTGWAREIIEHYSLPVHAALLRAGAATAGESESDCLRDRRAEATMMVARFEHPPVTAEQVIDHLVAPIIYRVIFLPSSVDASTADRLVSDLFA from the coding sequence ATGAATACTCAGGTCGCGACGCCCGGTCAGGTCGCTTCGGGCCATGTGGCTTCGGGCTCGCTCGGCGCGGCGAAAGCAGCGACCGTGCCGAGCAGCGCAACACTCTCCGCCGCCCCTGCGAAGCGCACCGGGGGGCGCAGCGCCCTCGTGCTCGCTGCCGTGCGCCGGGCCGTCGAAGAACTCGTTCGCGAGCGCGGCGCTGAGCGGGTCACGGTTCCGATGATCGCCGAGCGCGCCGGAGTGAATCCGACCAGCATCTATCGCCGCTGGGGCGATCTGCCCACTCTGCTCAACGAGATCGCCACCTATCACCTCGATCCGGCCCGGCCACTGCCCGAAACGGGCACGTTGCGCGACGACCTCACCGGCTGGGCTCGCGAGATCATCGAGCACTACAGTCTGCCCGTGCATGCCGCACTCTTGCGCGCCGGTGCCGCCACGGCCGGCGAGAGCGAATCGGACTGCCTGCGCGACCGCCGCGCCGAGGCCACGATGATGGTCGCGCGATTCGAGCATCCGCCGGTCACGGCCGAGCAAGTGATCGACCACCTCGTGGCGCCGATCATCTACCGCGTCATCTTCCTACCCTCGAGCGTCGACGCCTCTACAGCCGACCGCCTGGTCTCCGACCTCTTCGCGTAA
- a CDS encoding COG4705 family protein, which produces MTLPARTLASKVPEITVAFWVTKVLTTGMGETTSDYFAVAFDPVVVVPLTGLALVAALVVQVRSRAYTPWLYWLTVVLVSVFGTMAADVAHVGFGVPYLVSTLVFAVVLAVVFVVWRRVEGTLSIHSITTRRRELFYWITVLATFALGTAAGDLTATVFDLGYLGSGILFAVIIAIPAVAYARFGMNPVLAFWFAYVVTRPLGASFADWMAVPPARGGLGLGTGPVSLVLLALIAVCVLYLTSRKSRQPSS; this is translated from the coding sequence ATGACTCTTCCGGCACGCACGCTCGCCTCGAAGGTGCCCGAGATCACGGTCGCCTTCTGGGTCACGAAAGTTCTCACCACGGGCATGGGCGAGACGACCTCCGACTACTTCGCCGTGGCCTTCGATCCGGTCGTCGTCGTGCCGCTCACCGGCCTGGCGCTTGTCGCAGCTCTCGTCGTCCAGGTGCGATCGCGCGCCTACACGCCGTGGCTCTACTGGCTCACGGTCGTGCTTGTCAGCGTGTTCGGAACCATGGCGGCCGACGTAGCGCACGTCGGCTTCGGGGTGCCGTACCTCGTCTCGACACTGGTATTCGCGGTCGTGCTCGCCGTGGTGTTCGTGGTGTGGCGCCGGGTGGAGGGAACGCTGTCGATCCACAGCATCACGACGCGCCGACGCGAACTGTTCTACTGGATCACGGTACTGGCCACCTTCGCGCTCGGCACGGCCGCCGGAGACCTGACCGCGACGGTGTTCGATCTGGGGTACCTGGGCTCGGGCATCCTGTTCGCCGTCATCATCGCGATACCGGCCGTCGCCTACGCGCGATTCGGCATGAACCCCGTGCTGGCGTTCTGGTTCGCGTATGTCGTCACCCGACCACTGGGCGCGTCGTTCGCCGACTGGATGGCCGTTCCTCCCGCCCGCGGAGGTCTCGGCCTCGGCACCGGCCCCGTGAGCCTCGTCTTGCTGGCCCTCATCGCCGTCTGCGTGCTCTACCTCACCTCACGAAAAAGCCGGCAGCCCTCCTCGTAG
- a CDS encoding PadR family transcriptional regulator: MKRTHNNFDFSGSDSQHEGHGRPNGHSPADRAFRGPHGHDGFRGFGPGAGFGAAGFGPGAGAGFGGGFGPGFGPRGPRRAGKGDIRSAILSLLGDGSSNGYGLIKAIAERTGGTWRPSPGSVYPTLQQLVDEELIVATGDGRRTEFELTDAGKAYLTEHADEITKAWEATPGRSQSDTAFIESVGKLMGVVHQFRSAATDAQRTAAAEKLDEARRALYLILAD; this comes from the coding sequence ATGAAGCGCACTCACAACAACTTCGACTTTTCAGGCTCTGACTCTCAGCACGAGGGTCACGGGCGCCCCAACGGGCACTCCCCGGCAGACCGCGCCTTCCGCGGCCCGCACGGTCACGACGGATTCCGCGGCTTCGGCCCCGGCGCCGGTTTCGGCGCAGCGGGCTTCGGCCCCGGCGCTGGAGCCGGCTTCGGCGGCGGGTTCGGCCCGGGCTTCGGCCCGCGCGGCCCGCGTCGTGCAGGCAAGGGCGACATCCGCTCGGCCATCCTGTCGCTTCTCGGCGACGGGTCCTCGAACGGCTACGGCCTCATCAAGGCCATCGCCGAACGCACCGGCGGCACCTGGCGCCCGAGCCCCGGCTCGGTGTACCCCACGCTGCAGCAGCTCGTCGACGAAGAACTCATCGTAGCGACCGGCGACGGCCGCCGCACCGAGTTCGAACTCACCGACGCCGGCAAGGCGTACCTCACCGAGCACGCCGATGAGATCACGAAGGCCTGGGAGGCGACCCCCGGCCGCTCGCAGAGCGACACGGCCTTCATCGAGAGCGTCGGCAAGCTCATGGGCGTCGTGCACCAGTTCCGCTCCGCGGCGACGGATGCCCAGCGCACCGCTGCGGCCGAGAAACTCGACGAGGCGCGCCGCGCCCTGTACCTGATCCTCGCGGACTGA
- a CDS encoding LacI family DNA-binding transcriptional regulator, giving the protein MVAALAGVSRATVSRVVNSSPKVTQQVVDAVNEAIEKLNYVPNRAARSLASRRTQVIALVVPETTAKVFSDPFFATVVQGIALYLSDTDYTLNMLISSETKSEKTRRYLMGGNVDGAIVVSHHSGDHSYAHLGQSLPMVFGGRPLAAEGESYFVDVDNAAGAAGATAHLVESGRRHIATIAGPQDMPPGLDRLSGWRRTLSMHGLDQSLVEIGDFTPESGAAAMRRLLDRGVPIDGVFAANDQMAAGAYSAIYERGLSIPGDIAVAGFDDNYYGSTATPPLTTVHQPSHELGAKMAEVLVALIEGKSVEHVTTMPTQLLIRASTAA; this is encoded by the coding sequence ATGGTGGCGGCCCTCGCCGGGGTCTCGCGGGCCACGGTGTCTCGAGTGGTGAACTCGTCGCCCAAGGTGACGCAGCAGGTGGTCGATGCCGTGAACGAGGCCATCGAGAAGCTCAATTACGTGCCGAACCGGGCGGCCCGGTCGCTGGCGAGTCGGCGCACGCAGGTGATTGCGCTGGTCGTGCCCGAGACCACGGCCAAAGTCTTCAGCGACCCGTTCTTCGCCACCGTCGTGCAGGGCATTGCGCTCTACCTCTCCGACACGGACTACACACTGAACATGCTCATCTCGTCTGAGACGAAGTCGGAGAAGACGCGGCGCTACCTGATGGGCGGAAACGTCGACGGCGCCATCGTGGTCTCGCACCACAGCGGCGACCACTCGTATGCGCATTTGGGGCAATCCCTTCCGATGGTCTTCGGCGGCCGCCCGCTCGCTGCCGAGGGCGAGAGCTACTTCGTCGATGTCGACAATGCGGCTGGGGCCGCGGGCGCGACGGCGCACCTCGTCGAGAGCGGGCGGCGACACATCGCCACTATCGCAGGTCCGCAAGACATGCCGCCGGGGCTCGACCGGCTGAGCGGGTGGCGGCGCACGCTCAGTATGCACGGGCTCGACCAGTCCCTCGTCGAGATCGGCGACTTCACGCCCGAGTCGGGGGCCGCAGCGATGCGCCGGCTGCTCGATCGCGGGGTGCCGATCGACGGCGTCTTCGCGGCGAACGACCAGATGGCGGCGGGCGCGTACTCTGCCATCTACGAGCGCGGGCTGAGCATCCCCGGCGACATCGCCGTCGCTGGGTTCGACGACAACTACTACGGATCGACCGCCACTCCCCCGCTTACCACCGTGCATCAGCCCTCCCACGAGCTCGGCGCCAAGATGGCCGAAGTACTCGTGGCGCTCATCGAAGGCAAATCGGTCGAGCACGTGACGACCATGCCCACCCAACTCTTGATCCGGGCATCCACCGCTGCCTAG
- a CDS encoding glycoside hydrolase family 1 protein, with amino-acid sequence MSAANHPWPAGFIWGSATAAAQIEGAAHEDGKEDSIWDAFARVPGAVINGDTPEVAVDHYHRMPEDVAVMKDLGLDSYRFSTSWARVKPGDRYVNAKGLDFYSRLVDELLGAGILPWLTLYHWDLPQALEELGGWTNRDTAYRFADYAEAVYDALGDRVDHWTTFNEPLCSSLIAYTSGEHAPGRVDPRAGLAAVHHQHLGHGLAVARLRESGAARGKVGETADQIGITLNLTTAVPNDPNDPADLEAARRIDGLWNRLFLEPLVLGAYPADVLEDVREYGLAELIEPGDLEVISAPLDFVGVNHYHDDNVSGHPLPVVAAVGAGIGVAMPTPTAAPTTREKRSPFVGSEYVTFPPRALPHTAMGWEVNPEGLHGLLVRLGREYPSLPPLYVTENGAAYDDIVSPDGCIHDAERTAYIESHVDAIGRAVADGADVRGYFVWSLLDNFEWAWGYDKRFGIVRVDYESQLRTVKDSGRAYARIIKESREHAYN; translated from the coding sequence ATGTCAGCTGCGAACCACCCCTGGCCGGCCGGCTTCATCTGGGGTTCGGCCACCGCCGCCGCCCAGATCGAAGGGGCCGCTCACGAAGACGGCAAAGAAGACTCCATCTGGGACGCGTTCGCGCGTGTTCCCGGCGCGGTGATCAACGGCGACACTCCCGAGGTCGCGGTCGACCACTACCACCGGATGCCCGAAGACGTCGCCGTGATGAAAGACCTCGGTCTCGACTCCTACCGCTTCTCCACCAGTTGGGCGAGGGTCAAGCCGGGCGATCGGTACGTCAACGCGAAGGGACTCGACTTCTACTCGCGTCTCGTCGACGAATTGCTTGGGGCGGGCATCCTGCCGTGGCTCACCTTGTATCACTGGGACCTGCCTCAGGCGCTCGAAGAGCTCGGCGGCTGGACGAACCGCGACACCGCCTACCGCTTCGCGGACTACGCCGAGGCGGTCTACGACGCACTCGGCGACCGTGTCGACCACTGGACCACGTTCAACGAACCCCTCTGTTCGTCGCTCATCGCCTACACCTCGGGCGAGCATGCCCCCGGTCGTGTGGATCCGCGTGCAGGACTCGCGGCGGTACACCACCAGCACCTCGGGCACGGGCTCGCCGTGGCTCGGCTGCGGGAGTCAGGCGCCGCGCGCGGCAAGGTGGGCGAGACGGCAGACCAGATCGGCATCACGCTCAACCTCACGACGGCCGTGCCGAACGACCCGAACGACCCGGCCGATCTCGAGGCCGCGCGGCGCATCGACGGCCTGTGGAACAGGCTGTTTCTGGAGCCCCTGGTGCTCGGCGCCTATCCCGCCGACGTGCTGGAGGATGTTCGCGAGTATGGCCTCGCCGAGCTGATCGAGCCCGGTGACCTCGAGGTGATTTCGGCGCCGCTGGACTTCGTGGGGGTCAACCACTACCACGATGACAATGTCAGCGGGCATCCACTGCCCGTGGTCGCCGCCGTCGGTGCTGGGATCGGCGTCGCGATGCCGACCCCGACTGCCGCGCCGACGACGCGCGAGAAGCGCTCGCCGTTCGTCGGCTCGGAGTACGTCACCTTTCCGCCGCGAGCGCTGCCCCACACGGCGATGGGTTGGGAGGTGAACCCCGAGGGTCTGCACGGGCTGCTGGTGCGGCTCGGCCGCGAGTATCCGAGTCTGCCACCGCTGTACGTCACCGAGAACGGTGCCGCGTACGACGACATCGTCTCCCCCGACGGCTGCATTCATGACGCCGAACGCACGGCCTACATCGAGTCGCACGTCGACGCGATCGGGCGGGCCGTCGCCGACGGGGCGGATGTTCGGGGGTACTTCGTGTGGTCGCTGCTCGACAATTTCGAGTGGGCCTGGGGGTACGACAAGCGGTTCGGCATCGTGCGTGTCGACTATGAGAGCCAGCTGCGAACAGTCAAAGACAGCGGCCGCGCCTACGCCCGCATCATCAAGGAGTCTCGTGAACACGCTTACAATTGA
- a CDS encoding carbohydrate ABC transporter permease codes for MTTLTAKPQTPAKPQTPVKRRKPLGIDKRPGFLTYALLIVFFIGGTYPLYWSFIAGSSPSSVLTQTWPPLLPGGLFWQNVGAVMDTVPFWMSLLNSVIVSTVITISVVLFSTLAGYSFAKLKFRGREGLLVFVIATLAVPTQLGIIPLFMVMKQFGWTGTLGAVIVPTLVTAFGVFFMRQYLVDVIPEELIEAARVDGASMISTFWHVGVPAARPAMAILGLFTFMTAWTDYLWPLLVVPQNPTLQVALSQLQSAKYVDYSIVLAGAVLATVPLLILFILAGRQLVSGIMAGAVKG; via the coding sequence ATGACGACACTCACTGCGAAGCCCCAGACCCCCGCGAAGCCTCAGACCCCCGTGAAGCGGCGCAAGCCGCTCGGCATCGACAAACGGCCGGGCTTTCTGACCTACGCCCTGCTGATCGTCTTCTTCATCGGCGGCACCTATCCTCTCTACTGGTCGTTCATCGCCGGTTCGAGCCCGAGTTCGGTGCTCACCCAGACCTGGCCGCCGCTGCTGCCCGGCGGTCTGTTCTGGCAGAACGTCGGTGCCGTAATGGACACGGTGCCGTTCTGGATGTCGCTGCTGAACAGTGTCATCGTGTCGACCGTCATCACTATTTCGGTGGTGTTGTTCTCGACGCTGGCGGGGTACTCGTTCGCCAAGCTGAAGTTCCGCGGGCGGGAGGGTCTGCTCGTCTTCGTCATCGCGACTCTGGCGGTGCCCACCCAGCTCGGCATCATTCCGCTCTTCATGGTGATGAAGCAGTTCGGCTGGACGGGTACGCTCGGCGCCGTCATCGTGCCGACCCTCGTCACGGCGTTCGGCGTGTTCTTCATGCGCCAGTACCTCGTCGATGTGATCCCCGAAGAGCTCATCGAGGCGGCCCGGGTCGACGGTGCGAGCATGATCAGCACGTTCTGGCACGTCGGTGTTCCCGCCGCCCGGCCGGCCATGGCCATTCTCGGCCTGTTCACCTTCATGACCGCCTGGACCGACTACCTCTGGCCGCTGCTGGTCGTTCCGCAGAATCCGACCCTGCAGGTGGCGCTCAGCCAACTGCAGTCAGCGAAGTACGTCGACTATTCGATCGTGCTCGCCGGTGCGGTGCTCGCGACCGTGCCGCTGCTCATTCTGTTCATTCTCGCCGGGCGCCAGCTCGTGTCGGGCATCATGGCCGGGGCGGTGAAGGGCTGA